CAGCGCGTCCTTCGCGCCGACGATTACCGGGGTGATCCCACGGGCCGCGACCGCAGCCGCGATTGCGCCATAACGCTCGGCTGCCCAGGTGCGCGCGGGCGAGTATGGACCAGTGGCTGGGTAGATCACTGCGTAGTCACGCGGCAGGCCGGGAACGTGAGGCAGGAGCGACTGATCAATCCGAGGGGCGGGATCGATGTCAACTCCACCGGCGGCCTTCGCGATGGCCAGCATGTACTCCACCTCATGGCGCGCGCCGAAACCGAGATCCTGGACCCGCGTGGTGAGGAATGTCCCTCGCCCATTATCGAGACCAACTATTTCGGGTGCGCCGGTAGCCCGTGTGAGCCATCGGAATTTGATCGCCCCTGCGTTGGTGGTCAGATGATGGAGCAGCGCGACGGTGTCATAGCCAGCGCGGCGAAGCGACAAGCCAAATCGAGCGCCCATCATCAGCCGATCCGGACGGGCCAACGATCGCGGCCGATCGAACAGATGTTTTGGGAACGTGACTGCCCGAAGACCGTGGCCAAGTAACGGCAGGAGCGCGGCGGACGACGGCGGCACAACGACGTCGATCGACGCGTCGGGGTAGGCGGCGCGTAACGAGCGCAAGGCCGGCTCGCACATGAGGAGG
The Thermomicrobiales bacterium genome window above contains:
- a CDS encoding glycosyltransferase family 9 protein, with product MGATERRILVVKLADLGDLLMCEPALRSLRAAYPDASIDVVVPPSSAALLPLLGHGLRAVTFPKHLFDRPRSLARPDRLMMGARFGLSLRRAGYDTVALLHHLTTNAGAIKFRWLTRATGAPEIVGLDNGRGTFLTTRVQDLGFGARHEVEYMLAIAKAAGGVDIDPAPRIDQSLLPHVPGLPRDYAVIYPATGPYSPARTWAAERYGAIAAAVAARGITPVIVGAKDALEPSAIIRRIAPDALDLVASTNLPGLAAVLKGSRVVIGADSFAGHLAAALDCPRVTVFGPSNRDAWRPWGSQDVVEASQVAATRGLVVYHDLPCQPCLYTGFRLGRPAGCPTRTCMALVTVEDVVRAIDLVIGGS